From a single Herbiconiux sp. SALV-R1 genomic region:
- a CDS encoding LpqN/LpqT family lipoprotein yields MTHTLSFPSEAAPAFAPLELQLPDDWKALSVSGAVLAAGKTVEQGQFRPNVVVAVSRFGAGYSLETAIDAVVRRVEAIEGVAELGREETEVLGRPGFRIEFSYPDPRVGVLIQAVRIAIVDHGSAADLVQITATATGAQAQELWGEVRAIQDSAATTDTVATA; encoded by the coding sequence ATGACGCACACGCTTTCCTTCCCGAGCGAGGCCGCGCCCGCCTTCGCGCCCCTCGAGCTCCAGCTGCCCGACGACTGGAAGGCCCTCTCGGTCTCCGGTGCGGTGCTGGCCGCCGGCAAGACGGTCGAGCAGGGCCAGTTCCGGCCGAACGTCGTCGTCGCCGTGTCGCGCTTCGGGGCGGGCTACTCGCTCGAGACCGCGATCGACGCCGTCGTGCGCCGGGTCGAGGCCATCGAGGGTGTCGCCGAGCTCGGTCGTGAAGAGACCGAGGTGCTCGGACGCCCCGGCTTCCGCATCGAGTTCAGCTACCCCGACCCTCGCGTCGGCGTGCTCATACAGGCGGTGCGCATCGCCATCGTCGACCACGGCTCCGCCGCCGACCTGGTGCAGATCACCGCCACCGCCACCGGCGCCCAGGCGCAGGAGCTGTGGGGCGAGGTGCGCGCCATCCAAGACAGCGCCGCCACCACCGACACCGTCGCGACGGCCTGA
- a CDS encoding WXG100 family type VII secretion target, giving the protein MAGGFYGADVDELRRLAKQFDTAAERLGTIDSTLSSSVNQAQAWQGPDATSFRADWNATHSAQLKAAAQALRTGSADLVKNAEEQNTASTDGGAFGGGSGGSGGGSTGSGGSGSGNGDGATGNLEGGLYGGVGFGNVETVYGPNGSVDHTAETGWQWGAGGEASGEFQAGHISGEGSVDGYIGVEGLADAGAGIDEGGNAHASASAEGLVGAEVNASGSLDTGMASVGVEGHAMAGAEVDAEVGGTIGPNGVGVNAGIDGFAGARAGGDVDLSVGGVGVGVGGEVWAGVGAKAEADVQLTYDEVSFSLDAGVALGVGGSVSMDFSFSPRQFVEGLEQVWPW; this is encoded by the coding sequence ATGGCTGGTGGTTTCTACGGAGCCGATGTCGACGAGCTCCGCCGGCTCGCCAAGCAGTTCGATACGGCTGCTGAACGACTCGGCACGATCGACTCGACGCTCTCCTCGAGCGTCAACCAGGCGCAGGCCTGGCAGGGGCCGGATGCGACGAGCTTCCGCGCCGACTGGAACGCGACCCACTCGGCGCAGCTGAAGGCCGCAGCGCAGGCGCTGCGCACCGGCAGCGCCGACCTGGTGAAGAACGCCGAGGAGCAGAACACCGCGTCGACAGACGGCGGGGCGTTCGGCGGGGGCTCCGGCGGCTCGGGCGGTGGCAGCACCGGTAGCGGCGGCTCGGGCAGCGGCAACGGAGACGGCGCCACCGGCAACCTCGAGGGTGGCCTCTACGGCGGGGTGGGGTTCGGCAACGTCGAGACGGTCTACGGGCCGAACGGCTCCGTCGACCACACGGCCGAGACCGGCTGGCAGTGGGGCGCGGGCGGCGAAGCCTCCGGCGAGTTCCAGGCCGGCCACATCTCGGGCGAGGGTTCGGTCGACGGCTACATCGGAGTCGAGGGTCTCGCCGACGCAGGAGCAGGCATCGACGAGGGCGGCAACGCTCACGCCTCGGCTTCGGCCGAGGGCCTGGTCGGCGCCGAGGTGAACGCCTCCGGCTCGCTCGACACCGGCATGGCCAGTGTCGGCGTCGAGGGCCACGCCATGGCGGGCGCCGAGGTCGACGCCGAGGTCGGCGGAACGATCGGCCCGAACGGCGTCGGTGTGAACGCGGGTATCGACGGCTTCGCCGGTGCACGAGCCGGTGGCGACGTCGACCTCTCGGTCGGCGGCGTCGGAGTGGGCGTCGGCGGCGAGGTCTGGGCCGGTGTCGGCGCCAAGGCTGAGGCCGACGTGCAGCTCACCTACGACGAGGTCAGCTTCTCGCTCGACGCGGGCGTCGCGCTCGGCGTCGGCGGCAGCGTCTCGATGGACTTCTCGTTCAGCCCGCGCCAGTTCGTCGAGGGCCTCGAGCAGGTCTGGCCGTGGTGA